The following are encoded in a window of Arctopsyche grandis isolate Sample6627 chromosome 2, ASM5162203v2, whole genome shotgun sequence genomic DNA:
- the S1P gene encoding membrane-bound transcription factor site-1 protease, whose product MHVLNCFTMHREIFILITMHILSQTALCNSITSSNNYMEEEVNATTQGPQVDFHFTTNVIKNEFIVMFKAYYQSETRGKFITAALNILGVKNWKIMRRINPAQDFPSDFDILALEDNDISSSISALEEHPAIKRVTSQRMVQRKIKYTLNDEELSENPFDSDELRDNKTEKYSYSDDDNSKTYSDNNDDCEFSTCLFHNWRNIHRGRTIRSYSGQSEQETFNQNPSGRKLLRATPPQITSVLQANILWSLGITGKGVKVAVFDTGLAKSHPHFKKIKERTNWTNEKTLDDGLGHGTFVAGVIASNEECLGFAPDADLHIFRVFTNNQVSYTSWFLDAFNYAIMKKINVLNLSIGGPDFMDQPFVDKVWELTANKVIMVSAIGNDGPLYGTLNNPADQMDVIGVGGINFDNQIAKFSSRGMTTWELPQGYGRVKPDIVTYGSSVRGSSMKGGCRPLSGTSVASPVVAGAVALLASGVLHKKNLTPASMKQALMASARRLPGVNMFEQGHGKLDLLKAYQILKGYKPQASLSPSYIDLTECQYMWPYCTQPLYAGAMPTIVNVTILNGLGVSGQVIDVQWYPYISQHGMKLEIGVSHSDIIWPWSGWIAVSMTVTQYANTFDGIAQGHLNITIESEHSPSEDGCTTTNTTLMLPIRAKIIPQPPSNRRIVWDQFHSLRYPPGYFPRDNLKIKSDPLDWNADHIHTNFKDLYQNLRNLGYYVEVLGSPLTCLDASQYGTLLLVDPEEEYFPEEIAKLKKDVDEGLSVVIFADWYNTSVMRKARFYDENTRQWWMPETGGANVPALNDLLSVFQIALGDRVFEGNFKLGDHEMYYASGTHIHTFPLHGVLVSTALKDQGKQILVLENSEAKNQNAKEEILQVPILGLLQTNLYNLYNDVQPSENITYPNQTLTLIHKRQSGRLAIYGDSNCLDSSHLEKACFWMLDAILEYTSTGHMSKLFLDNNSPHREVNIIPSELPQRMKGNGLHRYSRVLENNMNGGTRPLPICETHQTRIIGSPLNISSSISSSLYRPHHLLSRNEPLKALSSVETQEASDLEEEALWSWRNKQAAILHTSLNSSDGSFTWASIALVFLAISVFYLYVKWHYRRVSVKRKKSNRFLQIIGF is encoded by the exons ATGCATGTGTTGAATTGTTTCACCATGCACCGAGAGATATTCATATTAATCACCATGCATATACTCTCGCAAACCGCGCTCTGCAACAGTATTACATCATCAAACAATTATATGGAAGAAGAAGTCAACGCAACTACTCAAGGACCCCAAGTTGATTTTCATTTCActacaaatgtaataaaaaatgaattcatcGTTATGTTCAAGGCATATTACCAGTCAGAGACGCGGGGGAAATTCATCacggcagctttaaacataCTGGGG gtgaaaaattggaaaataatgCGTCGCATTAATCCAGCACAAGACTTTCCGAGCGATTTCGACATACTCGCCCTCGAAGATAATGATATAAGTTCCAGTATTTCTGCTCTAGAAGAGCATCCGGCTATCAAACGGGTTACTTCTCAACGTATGGTACAGCGAAAAATCAAATACACGCTAAACGACGAAGAGCTCTCTGAGAATCCGTTCGATTCCGATGAGTTGAGAGACAACAAAACCGAAAAGTATTCTTACAGTGATGACGACAATTCCAAAACGTACAGTGACAACAATGATGATTGTGAATTTTCCACCTGTTTATTTCACAATTGGCGGAATATTCATAGGGGTCGTACTATACGATCGTACTCCGGTCAATCTGaacag GAAACATTCAATCAAAATCCAAGTGGCAGAAAATTGCTACGTGCGACTCCTCCGCAGATAACTTCTGTTTTGCAAGCAAACATTTTGTGGAGCTTAGGGATCACAG GAAAAGGCGTCAAAGTAGCAGTATTCGATACAGGACTAGCTAAGAGTCATCctcatttcaaaaaaataaaagagagaACAAATTGGACGAATGAAAAAACTTTGGATGATGGCCTTGGGCATGGTACATTTGTCGCTGGTGTGATTGCTTCCAACGAAGAATGTTTGGGATTCGCACCGGATGCAGATTTACACATTTTTAGAGTATTCACCAATAATCAA GTATCATATACTTCTTGGTTTTTGGACGCGTTCAATTATgcgataatgaaaaaaattaacgtgcTAAATTTGAGTATCGGTGGACCTGATTTTATGGACCAACCGTTTGTGGATAAAGTTTGGGAATTAACCGCAAATAAG gtTATTATGGTATCAGCTATAGGCAACGATGGGCCTCTTTATGGAACGCTGAACAATCCAGCTGATCAGATGGATGTAATTGGAGTAGGCGGTATCAACTTTGACAATCAAATTGCGAAATTTTCTTCTCGAGGAATGACCACTTGGGAGCTACCGCAG GGATACGGACGAGTAAAACCCGATATTGTAACATATGGCAGTAGTGTGAGAGGCTCCAGCATGAAAGGAGGCTGCAGGCCACTCTCAG gtACGAGCGTGGCATCACCAGTCGTCGCCGGTGCAGTTGCATTGCTGGCCAGCGGCGTTCTCCACAAAAAAAACCTAACACCAGCATCGATGAAGCAAGCGCTGATGGCCTCTGCAAGACGACTACCCGGCGTCAACATGTTTGAACAGGGTCACGGAAAATTAGACTTGTTGAAAGCATATCAA ATATTGAAAGGATATAAACCACAGGCTAGTTTGAGTCCGTCATACATAGACTTAACCGAGTGTCAGTATATGTGGCCGTATTGTACCCAGCCTTTGTATGCTGGAGCTATGCCCACTATCGTTAATGTCACCATATTGAATGGACTCGGCGTTTCTGGTCAAGTG ATCGACGTTCAATGGTATCCCTACATTAGTCAGCATGGTATGAAGCTTGAGATCGGCGTTTCTCACAGCGACATTATTTGGCCATGGTCAGGATGGATCGCCGTTAGCATGACTGTCACGCAATACGCCAACACTTTCGATGGCATTGCCCAAGGACATTTGAACATCACCATAGAAAGCGAACATTCCCCGTCAGAGGACGGCTGTACGACTACTAATACAACTCTGATGCTCCCTATAAG AGCGAAAATAATACCGCAACCGCCGAGCAATCGCAGGATTGTGTGGGATCAATTTCACAGTTTGCGTTACCCTCCCGGATATTTTCCGAGGGATAATCTGAAAATTAAAAGCGATCCGCTCGATTGGAACGCCGATCACATACACACCAATTTCAAGGATTTGTATCAAAATTTGCGTAATTTAGGATATTATGTGGAAGTGTTGG GTTCTCCGTTGACCTGTTTGGATGCATCGCAGTATGGTACACTGCTACTTGTCGACCCCGAAGAGGAGTATTTTCCCGAAGAAATAGCTAAATTGAAAAAAGATGTAGATGAAGGTCTTTCTGTTGTCATATTTGCCGATTGGTATAACACTTCCGTGATGAGAAAGGCTAGGTTTTACGACGAGAACACCAGACAATG GTGGATGCCCGAGACGGGAGGGGCGAACGTTCCAGCCCTGAACGATCTTCTCAGCGTGTTTCAAATAGCGTTGGGCGACCGAGTATTCGAAGGAAATTTCAAATTGGGCGATCACGAGATGTACTATGCAAGCGGAACTCACATCCATACATTCCCTCTACACGGGGTACTGGTGTCGACGGCGCTAAAAGATCAGGGAAAACAG ATACTCGTACTAGAGAATAGTGAAGCTAAGAACCAAAATGCCAAAGAGGAAATTTTGCAAGTTCCCATTCTGGGATTGTTGCAAACCAATTTGTATAATCTATACAATGATGTTCAACCGTCTGAGAATATAACGTACCCGAATCAGACGCTTACGTTGATTCACAAAAGGCAGTCAGGGAGGCTTGCTATATATGGTGATTCGAATTGCCTGGACAGCAGCCATCTTGAGAAAGCTTGTTTTTGGATGTTGGACGCTATTTTAGAATACACTTCGACTGGACACATGtcgaaattatttttagataataATTCTCCCCACAGAGAGGTCAACATAATACCCTCag aaCTACCTCAACGTATGAAAGGAAATGGCCTGCATCGCTATTCAAGAGTTCTCGAGAATAACATGAACGGCGGCACTAGACCTTTGCCAATATGCGAAACGCACCAGACACGCATTATTGGAAGCCCACTAAACATATCATCGTCAATATCATCATCGCTATACAGGCCACATCATTTACTATCTAGAAATGAACCACTGAAGG CGTTGTCCTCCGTCGAAACACAAGAGGCGTCCGATCTGGAAGAGGAAGCGTTGTGGTCGTGGAGAAATAAGCAAGCAGCCATTCTTCACACCTCGTTGAACTCCTCTGATGGATCTTTCACGTGGGCCTCCATCGCTCTAGTCTTTTTAGCAATAAGCGTTTTCTACTTGTATGTCAAGTGGCACTACAGACGAGTGTCCGTGAAGAGGAAGAAATCCAATCGCTTCTTACAAATCATAGGATTTTAA
- the MED23 gene encoding mediator complex subunit 23, with the protein MAESQVVAVMADVLRVEAIEEAFSCFLVLQTGSENEKMNWFRREMTALFSNSTPESQETGLKIYLVSIASTSNQHNMKTMFSFLEELVNSNILPARLVCDAILSSEKLVLEDQHFWVGSFNLIRQIIGGVDYKGVREIMKGCREKAQTIPVRLHSGILPQMKALKNVIEYIFDRNASLLPGYFIVTEIQKAYPDNINWPHWQLAELLSSFVESFRSCAQMVSIIGHSQMSPVVEHSAYADHLINPWRLDPVSLKFSLKGNLPYDEDLLKPQTNLLRHVLEQPYSRDMVSSMLGLQKQHKQRCVALENQIVELVILAMERYEQETEVDEGSSTHYLWLHLSSQLIYFVLFQFACFQNIVIALHDKLVGRDLRKGRDHLMWILLQFISGSIQKNPLSNFLPVLKLYDLLYTEKEPLPVPDFSRAQCTHQMAITCIWIHLLKKARSEHTNMYRPIPHTLKLHYEFLQHLVMPNNNTSLCMGSDFRIALLCNAYSTNQEYFTKPMAALVDTILGCPKSMSNASNATNLPTVPLSMCILDSLTVHSKMSLIHAIVSHVAKLAQNKSNIANNCNMAPALVETYSRLLVYTEIESLGIKGFISQLLPTVFKSHACGILYTLLDMFSYRMHHIQANYRGQLLSHLHSLATVPQTNQTQLHLCLESTALRLITGLGSGEVQPQLSRSFSEPKSLVSVESEELNRVLVLTLARAIHVTGGDGAWCKDLLSAIMQSTPHLWSQHTIQCFPTVLVDFFAQNPVPKENKQLLKKSVDEEYRKWTSMTNENDIISHFSEPGTPLFLCLIWKMIFDFDRINPIAYKILERIGARALSAHLRKFCDYVVFEVTNPAGGPHIHKCVDAINDIIWKYNIITIDRLVLCLALRANRDNNESQVCFYIIQLLLLKGGEVRSRAQEFVKENSPEHWKQNNWHEKHLAFQRKYPEKFAPEEAGGPYGGSLPVYLSNVCLRFIPVLDIVVHRYIEIPQASKSLDLLLDHLGCLYKFHDRPVTYLYNTLHYYERKLRERPQLKRTLVSAVLGSLKDVRTNGWGVSETFQNYLNKSDQDATNWLPELNYYMTLFKRMVDTMAGRTHFPNTDWRFNEFPNPSAHMLYVTCVELMALPLVPSIVGNNLLDVVCKGFIVIPSNQLQSWINSVGLVMAALPDSYWSVLHERITEVISCPQMLDWKYGNTPFQLFNLGLCRESLLENKFSYTLGLAHSMWYHAGLGQISQIPQFIKEKLLPVIRTEIQFLFLCHLVGPFLQRFNSDLPRAVIEITIILYELLEQIDKAQQQLNYIDPICDLLYHIKYMFVGDAMKSDVEGIIRKLRPALQLRLRFIVHLNVEQINTS; encoded by the exons ATGGCCGAGTCTCAAGTGGTGGCCGTCATGGCAGACGTCTTG agaGTTGAGGCGATTGAAGAGGCATTTAGTTGCTTTTTAGTTCTTCAAACGGGCtctgaaaatgaaaaaatgaattggTTTCGACGAGAAATGACAGCCCTCTTCAGTAATTCCACGCCTGAATCCCAAGAGActggtttaaaaatatatctagtaTCAATTGCCTCTACATCAAATCAGCACAATATGAAAacaatgttttcatttttggaAGAGCTCGTCAATTCTAATATATTACCAGCCAG ATTGGTATGCGATGCAATTTTATCGAGCGAGAAGTTAGTGTTGGAAGATCAGCACTTTTGGGTCGGCTCGTTTAATTTAATCAGGCAAATAATCGGTGGTGTTGATTATAAAGGAGTCAGAGAAATAATGAAG ggatGCCGAGAAAAGGCGCAAACAATTCCGGTCAGATTGCATTCAGGAATTCTTCCACAAATGAAAGCGTTAAAAAATGTAATCGAATATATATTCGATCGTAACGCCTCTCTGTTACCCGGCTACTTCATCGTAACGGAAATTCAAAAAGCGTATCCAGACAATATCAATTGGCCTCATTGG CAACTTGCCGAGCTTTTGTCGAGCTTCGTAGAAAGCTTCAGGTCGTGCGCACAAATGGTATCCATCATCGGTCATTCGCAAATGTCACCGGTGGTTGAACATTCCGCCTACGCCGATCATTTGATCAATCCGTGGCGGCTCGATCCTGTCTCGTTGAAATTTTCCTTGAAGGGAAACCTGCCGTACGACGAAGACTTGCTCAAACCACAGACCAACCTCCTGCGTCACGTTTTAGAGCAACCTTATTCGAGAGATATGGTGTCGTCTATGTTGGGTTTGCAGAAACAGCACAAGCAACGATGTGTCGCCCTCGAGAATCAGATAGTGGAGCTTGTCATATTGGCCATGGAAAGATACGAACAAGAAACTGAAGTGGACGaaggatcctccacccactatTTGTGGTTGCACTTGTCGTCTCAACTCATCTATTTTGTCCTTTTTCAATTTGCCTGTTTTCAAAACATCGTAATTGCGCTGCACGACAAATTAGTCGGCAGGGATCTGAGAAAAGGCAGAGACCATCTCATGTGGATTCTGTTACAATTCATATCGGGCAGCATTCAAAAGAATCCACTTTCAAACTTCTTGCCGGTCTTGAAACTCTACGACTTGTTGTACACCGAAAAGGAACCATTGCCGGTGCCCGACTTCAGCCGTGCTCAGTGCACTCATCAGATGGCCATTACTTGCATATGGATACACTTATTGAAAAAAGCACGATCCGAGCATACTAATATGTATCGACCAATTCCTCACACACTCAAATTGCACTACGA GTTTTTACAACATTTAGTGATGCCGAACAATAACACGTCGCTGTGTATGGGATCAGATTTCAGGATAGCGCTACTTTGCAACGCGTACTCGACCAATCAGGAATATTTCACCAAACCGATGGCCGCTTTGGTCGATACAATCCTGGGCTGTCCCAAATCAATGTCGAACGCCAGCAACGCCACCAACCTGCCGACAGTTCCACTCTCCATGTGCATATTGGACAGTCTGACGGTGCATTCGAAAATGTCGCTGATCCACGCCATTGTATCGCACGTTGCCAAACTCGCCCAAAACAAATCGAACATAGCGAACAACTGCAATATGGCGCCGGCCCTCGTCGAAACATACAGCAGACTATTGGTGTACACCGAGATCGAATCACTCGGTATTAAAGGGTTTATTA gTCAACTATTGCCTACGGTATTTAAATCACACGCTTGTGGTATTCTTTATACATTGCTGGATATGTTCTCGTATCGAATGCATCACATTCAAGCCAATTACAGAGGGCAGCTTCTATCGCACCTGCATTCTTTGGCAACTGTTCCACAAACAAATCAAACGCAACTACACCTATG TTTAGAAAGTACGGCTTTGAGACTCATCACCGGATTGGGTAGCGGAGAAGTGCAACCTCAATTGTCACGGTCATTTTCAGAGCCGAAATCTCTCGTTTCGGTCGAAAGCGAAGAATTGAACCGAGTCCTCGTCCTGACATTGGCCAGAGCCATCCACGTTACAG gtGGAGATGGAGCCTGGTGTAAAGATCTTCTCAGTGCTATAATGCAAAGTACTCCACATTTGTGGTCACAGCACACGATACAATGCTTTCCGACTGTATTAGTGGACTTTTTCGCTCAA AACCCAGTGCCGAAAGAAAACAAGCAACTGTTGAAAAAGTCCGTCGACGAGGAATACAGAAAATGGACGTCCATGACAAACGAGAATGACATTATTTCGCACTTCTCCGAACCGGGCACTCCGCTGTTCTTATGCTTGATTTGGAAGATGATATTCGATTTCGATCGAATAAATCCGATTGCGTACAA GATATTGGAACGCATTGGTGCGCGTGCTTTGTCAGCTCATTTACGGAAGTTTTGCGATTATGTGGTGTTCGAAGTGACCAATCCTGCTGGCGGCCCGCACATTCACAAGTGCGTCGACGCAATCAACGACATCATCTGGAAGTACAACATCATAACGATAGACAGATTAGTCTTGTGTTTG gCATTACGAGCTAATAGGGATAACAACGAATCTCAAGTatgtttttatatcatacaaTTATTGTTGTTGAAAGGCGGTGAAGTCCGAAGTAGAGCTCAAGAATTCGTCAAAGAAAACTCTCCAGAGCACTGGAAACAAAACAATTG GCATGAAAAACATTTAGCTTTTCAACGTAAATATCCTGAAAAATTTGCACCCGAAGAAGCGGGAGGTCCGTACGGTGGATCGTTGCCGGTCTATCTCAGCAACGTTTGCTTGCGATTTATTCCTGTGTTGGATATAGTCGTGCATCGTTACATAGAAATCCCACAGGCTAGTAAGAGTCTAGACTTGCTCTTGGATCATCTCGGCTGTCTGTACAAGTTTCACG ATCGACCCGTGACCTATCTGTACAACACCCTGCATTACTACGAGCGGAAGCTGAGAGAGCGTCCGCAACTGAAACGGACGCTCGTCAGCGCCGTGTTGGGATCGTTAAAAGACGTACGGACGAACGGATGGGGCGTATCTGAAACTTTCCAAAATTATTTGAACAAAAGCGATCAAGATGCTACTAATTGGCTACCGGAACTCAATTACTACATGACATTATTTAAACGAATGGTTGATA CAATGGCGGGCAGAACACACTTCCCAAATACGGATTGGCGGTTTAATGAGTTTCCAAACCCGTCAGCACATATGTTGTACGTCACGTGTGTGGAACTGATGGCACTGCCTCTGGTGCCGTCCATAGTCGGAAACAATTTACTTGACGTCGTGTGCAAAGGCTTCATAGTGATACCGTCCAATCAGCTGCAGTCGTGGATCAACAGTGTCGGTCTGGTGATGGCCGCCCTGCCCGACTCCTACTGGTCTGTGCTGCACGAACGCATCACGGAAGTAATCTCGTGCCCTCAGATGCTCGATTGGAAGTACGGCAATACGCCATTCCAACTTTTCAACCTGGGACTCTGCCGAGAGTCTCTGTTGGAGAACAAGTTCAGCTACACGCTGGGTCTCGCCCATTCCATGTGGTATCACGCTGGACTCGGACAAATTTCACAAATACCACA aTTCATCAAAGAAAAATTACTGCCCGTAATAAGAACTGAGATACAATTTCTTTTTTTGTGTCATTTGGTCGGGCCATTTTTACAGCGATTTAATTCAGATCTCCCACGTGCTGTAATAGAGATCACTATTATTCTATACGAACTGTTGGAGCAAATAGACAAAGCCCAACAGCAACTAAACTACATAGATCCTATTTGCGATCTATT ATACCACATCAAGTATATGTTTGTCGGCGATGCGATGAAGAGCGATGTGGAAGGCATAATAAGGAAACTTCGACCTGCTTTACAACTTAGACTGAGATTCATTGTGCACTTAAACGTAGAACAAATAAATACCTCATAA